CGAGACAATCGGAACGTCTCGCGAGGACGTTGCGGCAACAAGAACTCCACCCAGCCCTTGGCGAGCGAAAACGATTTCTATCAAAATCGCCCCTGAAAGAAGCTTGCCGAGCGCCCAGCCTGATAAGGTTACGCCGGGCAATGCAGCATGGCGCAGGACATGGTGAAGCCTGACGCCGAAATCACTCATACCTCGGGTGCGCGCGGACGTAACGAAGGGCTGCTCGAGCACGCGCGTGAACTCGTTCAGAACGACTTGTCCGAAAAAGCCGGACAATTCGAGAGCCAGAGCAAGTGTTGGTAGAACGAGTCCTATCGGCGAGGTTTCTCCCACAACTGGAAAAATGCGCAAGTTTACCGCGAACACGACGAGCAGAATTGTAGCTAGCCAGTAAGGCGGCGCGGTTGCCAAGAAGATTTGCGCGCCGCCGAGCAGCTTCGACCATATGTTGTCTCTGCCGGCGATCAACAGAGTGGTCAAGATCGCAATAACCCAAGCCATCAGCAGCGCGGCGATCGCCAGAACAATGGTGGGGCCAATCTGTTCTGCGATGATCGCTGCGACGGGTCGATGCTGCTGGTATGATTCACCAAGATCTCCATGCAGGATTCGCAATATGTATTTGCCGTATTGAACGGCAAGCGGTTGATCAAAGCCATACTTCGCATTGATCGTTGCGAGCTCGGCCGCAGGTGCCTGGCCGACGTCGCCACTTCTCACATTGATGACGATCTGCGCGCGATCGCCGGGCATCAAACACTGAACTAGGAACGTAAACGTTGCTGCAGCCCACACGACAGCCACACCGGATAAAATACGGCGCGCGAACCAAACAAGCGGATTGTGGGATACGACCTTCACGGTATCATTTCTTCTCGTCGAAATGAGCGTCATAGAAGACGGGCTCGCCCACTGACCCGTGGTCCAGCCACACGTCTTTCAGGTGCGGGGTGGTGGCCAAAGTCACGTCCAGCACCGTAAGGCCAATCACAGGAGCCTCATCCACGATCTTCCTTTCCGCCTGCTGATAGAGGCCGGTACGTTCAGCGCTATTGAAATCCTGCTCCGCCTTTTGGATCAGCTCCCAGAGTGTCGGATCCTGGAAGCGCGATGGATTGAAGCGATTGGGCTCGCCATTCTGGTCCGGCTTCCACGAAATTCGGAATATCTCAGCACCGGGTGCAACCCAATATAGAAGCACGATCTCATAATCGTTGGGCCCTAGGTTTTTTCCGGCGAAGAAATCAGCCGGATTGGTGGGTTGAAGACGTACGTCAAAACCGGCCGCCCTTGCCTGCTGCTGGATAACTTGCAAGGCTTGCTCGCCATCGGGCTTGAGAAACGCGTACGAATAGGAAATGCGCACGATGAGCGGATTGCCGTTCTTGACACGAACGCCGTTAAGGTTGCGCTCAGTCCAACCCGCCTGATCAAGCAGCTGATTGGCTTTCCGAATATCGTACGCATAGGACTGCCCGAGCTCACGCAGGTATTCCGGTGAGCTTTGACTTAGCGCACCGTTGCCTTCAAATGGCAAAGAGCCGAGGAAGGATGTGTCGACCGCGGCCTTCCGGTCAGTAGAATAGGCAAAGGCCTTGCGGACGAGCACGTCGTCAAATGGGGGCCGGGCCGTATACAACGCCAGGCGCAGAGGGGTGCCGCCGGTAACGTGCCGCAATACTGGAAAGCGGGAATTGGCGTCCTTCCATGCGATAGCCGGCACATCGTATATAGCATCGGTCTCCCCCGTGATCAGCGAGCCGTATCGCACAGTCTGATCTGGCAGAAACTTCCAGCTGATCCCCTCAACGTAAGCCGGCCCTTGATGTTTCGCGGTGGCGGGCGCCGAATTGTAGTCGGGATTGCGGCGGAAGGTGATTTCCCGCCCATGGCGCCACTTGTCGACAATGAATGGACCTGAGCCGACAGGGTTCTCGCAATTCACCGCAAGGCCACGTTTGAGTGCCGATGGCGAGAGAATGCCTTGTGAGGATTGGGCGAACACGTTCAGCAAGGGCTGGAACGGCACCTTCAATTTTACCTGCAACCTCAGAGGAGCAATTGCCCTAGCCGATTCGAAGCTATCGCCGAGATAAGGAGCGGCAGTCGGGTTGCGAAGATCGGGGTCATTGCTGAGCCATCCGTTGATATTGTCAGCGATGGCCTGCGCATCGAGGGCAGTCCCGTCGGTGAACTTTACATTCGGCTTAATCTCGAATGTGTATACCTTTTTGTCGTCGGAGATGGTCCAAGACTCGGCCAGCCATGGCACAATCTGGCCATCCTCGCTGCGGGCAACCAGATTATCGCTATACTGGCGTTGCAGATACCATTGCTGCACCCATCCTCCGAACAGGCACGCCGGTTCTTGAAAATGCCCGTAACGAATAACGCCGCCTCGCTTGACGTTGCCGGCCGGCGCCTCTTGGGCATGGCCGCTGGGCGCGAACTGTGACAAGCTTTGGAGCACGAACAGGCTAGCCGCGACTTTTCTTCCGCGATGGTTCGACTGGCGGGTGAAACGCCTCGATGATTGCGCATCCGATGCAGACATATCCAAGCTCCAGGGCAATGAATGCGGACGGGAGAAAGCAGCGTCAGACCGCTGACGTACCGGCTTTGTTTGCCGGTTCGATGTGGAGGGGAATCCCCAAATGCTCGCGCAATGTCTCCCCCCGATATTCTGTGCGAAATAGACCGCGCTTCTGGAGGAGGGGCACGACGTGGTCGACAAAGGCCGCAGTGCCGTCGGCCAGCACGTCCGGAATGATGTTGAAACCATCGACCGCGCCAGCGCGGAACCAGGCCTCAATCGAATCAGCGATCTGCTCGGGCGCGCCCACGAGCAAGCGGTGGCCAAACGCTTGGACGCTGCTGATGATCTCGCGGACGGTCCGGCCTTGACGCGCCAGAGTCTCGATCGTGCGATGGTGACCGACAGAAAACGGGACGTTATCTGCATCGGGCAAAATCTCTTCAGGGATGGGACTTTCCAGGCTGAGCTTCTCGACTGCCAGGCCCATGCTTCGTGCAAGAGCGGCGATGGCGCGCTCCAGATCGAGCAACTCGTCCAATTGCTCTTTGCGACGAGCCGCCTCTTCTTCGGTTCCGCCGATGCAGGTGACAAGACCTGGGAGGATGAGCGGAGCCGCAGGGCGGCCGAATTGACGAGAGAGATCACGGAGGCGTTCGGCCTCCTGCAGCGCCGTTGTCAAGTCCCCGGCTGCCGCAAACACGACATCTGCACTGCGCGCGCCAAGCCGTAATCCGGGATCCGAACCGCCCGCTTGAACGATGACTGGATGACCTTGAGGCGAAGCGGGGTGTGTAAGTGGGCCTCGGATGCCAAAACTATTCGTATCAGGGTCGAGCAGCCGGAATTTTCTCTGATCTGCGTAAACTCCCGCAACCTGGTCCGCGATGATCATCTCTTCGCTCCAGCTTAGCCAGAGAGCACGGACGGTTTCAACAAAGTCCTCGGCGCGTCTGTAGCGATCCGCTCGTGCAACCTCTTGACCGCCAAAGTTCGCCACCGTCGCGGAGCTCGACGTCGTGACCGCGTTCCACGCGACGCGGCCACCGCTGATGACGTCGAGCGATTGGAAACGCCGGGCGAGATTGTATGGCTCGTTGTAGGTTGTCGATGCGGTGGCGATCAGCCCAATCCGCTCCGTTTCGCGGGCAATCACAGTGAGGACCAGCGTAGGTTCGAGCCCATTGAGCGGCGGCTGGTGCGTAATGTCGGAACTTATCGCGGGGGTATCGGCGAGGAATACGGCATCCAGCAGACCGTGCTCCGCAATTTTCGCAGCCCGGACGTAGTGCTCGATATCGAAAAACGCGCTTGGATTTGTGCCCGGCCAGCGCCACGCGGCAGAGTGACCGCCAGCACCATGGAGATTTAAGCCGATATGGAGCATAGGGTCGACCGAAGACATCACACCCCCGAAAGCAGCGGCGGCTTAGCCGCCGCTCGATACGTCTTGACAATTCGATCTTCGCCAGCGGTCTCGGCGACCGCCCTGCGCTCTCTCGAAGGCCCGCCCTGAATGCCCGCGAACAGCCATCGTGAGGAGGTTAATAATAAGCCGCTCATTGGTGCGAGAGGGATATCACCAAAGATGCCCTGGCGACCTCTTGGCACCTTCTCGCAGCGGACGAGGCGCAGGAGGCTTTCGACCACGACGCACGCCCAATGGCGCCCAGGTGCGTCCAACTCGATTCCAACGCTGAGCTGTTTCAAAGCGAGCGCCTTCATATTGGTTCTCCACAGCTCATCAAGATGCCCGCCACTTTCGCTGGAAGGCGTTTTGAACGCCTCTTCGCAATCACAAACGCCCGGACTCCCGCCGCCGGCGCGAGCGCCAGTCACGAAAGGATGTGTAGGCGTTGAACACAGCCAAACGCAATAGTTGAGTATTTCATTATACTCGCCTCGGTTAGCATCCTCTTCTCTAGCGATGTCTCTATCCTGTTTGTTCAAGAGCCTAATCCCCGATCAGGCTCACGGATGACAACCGATGCTACGATCACCCCGGCTTCAATTTGCATGAGGGGCTCGAAACCGATCGACCATGAATAGATGCGATCGAGAACACATCAGACATTCGGCGCCACAGTGTTGATCAGCAGCTTACCTGCCGACTTTGGCAAATAAGAGCAGCCGCCAAGCTTGCGCTCGGAAACCATCTAATAGTGCGATGAAACACTCGAAATTCGCGATGCTCGTTGTAAGAAAAGGCCTGGCTGGTTGGAAAGGGCTCGGCCGGCATTTGCTGGGCGACTATGTAGGTCGCAGAACGGAGCAGTTGCCCGGATCTCTGCGTGAACGTTAAGAAGTGCCAACTTCCAGGAGGTGGAGACGAGACTTCATGGTCCGGAACGAAAGCGGTAGTGAATTAGCCGGGCACCGCGGGGCCAGTACATCGAGGAAAACCCGAAAGCGTGACTTCCCTGCAACACGATCCAGCGGACCGGCCTGCGCCTGCAAAGGGCACCGCTGGAAAGTGAACGCTACTCCACTTGCTGTTGCTAGACTACCGGAGGCACACGACGACCAATGTACGCAGGGTTATATTGTAGGGTCTCAGAGTAGATCGTGGACTGTGTGGCAAGTCAGTGAGCCACCTGGCTCTGATGGCGATGGGTGCTCCCGGCCACCATCTTTGGCGTCAAAGGTAAGGCATTGGTCGCCGATCGGCACGACGCATGTAGCCGTGGGAACCCCAATATCCGCGCTCGTGGACAGCCGGCTGAAACAGTTTGTCGATTGGGTCCAGGATCGAATGCTTGGTCCAAGCCAAACCCCGCATCTTCAACAGAGCAACAGCACGAGGCATCGAACCCGGCATCTGGCGTATGCCGAGACGCAACGACAATGTTTATGGCGCAAATGCCCGATGCTGGATCGCCTGAGCAGCAAAGCAATCCGCGGCGCACCGAACGCTGCGCTCCCTTTCTAGGAATTGCCTGCTCCGGCATCCGAAAGGACCAGACAGAATGACGGCATACACGGCCGAAAGCCTACCCGGAGGCGGCGTTCTTCTCCATCGGCCGCAATTTGGTTGAACGAGTGGCTCGTCGTTGATGATGGCGCCGCCCGAGCGGAGCCGGCTCCAGCGCTGATAGACCTACCTCCGAGCGAGGGGCAGGCTGTAAGTAAACGCCACTAGGCCAGTTCCAGCGTGATCTCAGCACGATGCATCATCAAACTTTTGGGCCCACATCGCCGTTACGCCCCTTTCAGACGACAAGCTCCGGGAATTCCGGCTATAAAATACGAGGCGCGTTGCCCACACCCTGGCTTGGCTGAAGATCATCATCGCCCGCCAGCAGATTGAATGAGTTGCAAAAAAATGTCCTCACGGGAGACGCTGATGAAAATGGGAAGACACCTTGTCGACGCCTATGTGCGCTGTGATTGAATGTGAGGACCTGGCTCCTGGCCATACGAGCATACCGGCGCGATTTATACGATCCCATGCACATCGCCAGCCCCTCAGGGGTGCAGCGAGCGAACTGACGCAAGTTCGTGCAACCTGGCCATCCCCGACGAAAGACGGCCAGAAACGATCTGGCCGTCGTCACTATCGAGACTGTCGTGCGATGGCTTGCGATGTCGTCCACACCCCTAGAGGATCAAGGCCAACGCGCATTCCCGCGGTGCTTTTCGTCTACCAGATGAATCTTGCCCCATCAGGCACTTCGCAGACGAATTCGCCCTGGTTCACGAGTTCGGTGGTCCCGACGACAAGCTTGGAGGCCCGTACGGTAAGCTTGCCCTCGCGGCTGAGGCTATGACGAATGTATTCGGTCACGGCATGTCCAGAGCTATCCACCGTTTGGTGCGCATTGGCAAAGCTGATGCCGTTCTGGGCGGTCACCCTGAAGGCATTGATGACCAACCCGGCCTGGGTCGCAGGCCCGGGCTTGCCGCCCTCGGCGGTGGTACAGCGGTTCATATCCAGCATGACTTTCACGTTCTTGCCCGTCTGCAGGGCATTGAGCACCTCGGCATATTTCGGCGAGGTCTCATCGGCTCTAGCCACCGTGCTCACGGTTGTCGCAGAAAGCACGGACAACAGGATCAACAGGGCTCTGCCAGTTAAGTTCATATGCTCTTCTCCCTCCACAGGAACCACAGGTCGCGTAAGCGCAGCGTCGTAAGACCGTTGTCGCAAGCCGCTTGGCGGATTACAGACATCAAACGCCGTCGCACTTCGAACAAAGACAATCAGTCACAATCAGACGCAAGTGGTTGTGACTGCTATTCCGACGTCACAACATCGTAGGTCAGGTTTGCGGAAGCCGCCTCCTCGCGAGCGTCATGGTGCGAAATGATTCATCGAGCCGAGCCATTAGAAAACATAACGGCACCGGTATCTGCCGCCTGAACGAGAGGTCCGGACTTAGGCTGGCACGAACCTTGCGCCGCAGTAACAAGTCCTTGCCCGCCAACTTGCGGCTTTGGGGCGGCTGAGCTCGGCTCATTAGATCCGTCAATCCTCATCTAAAACAAACAGCATCCTTTTCGCCCAGTCAGATTCTCGAAAGCTGTCTCTGCAATGAGATGGACACCAACAACCATTTGCGAGGGGAAACGGATGAACATCGATCCACGGAATGCCGCAGAGGCCTCCGCTGACGGTCACGATGCGCTGCCGCAGCCGCACCAGGTAGGGCGAGCCAGCTCACCGGTGCGGCTGTCGGCCACTAAGCAGAATTTGAAGTCCAGCTACATGGCCTGCATTCGGTTCACGAAACACCGGATCCTGCTGAGTCATCGAGTGCGCCGAATGAGGCGGCCCCGGAAACCAGTCACTATCCAGCCGCATCATTTGTCAGCGCGCGCGCCTAGCTTGCCGCAACGCTAACGGGCGCCACTCTTGAAGCGCTCAAGAACGAGATAGCCCTGGCCGATCGACAATCAGCACGATTGGCGCCAGCGGGGGACGACAGTGTCGACCGGGACCGCATTTTCGACAATGTAGCGGCATCGGCATATCTCAAGCTGCATCGTTTCCAGAGCCAGGACAGCGATTGCAAACCACGCACCGAAGCCAGCACATGTGCAATATCACATGTCCGTAACATGGCGCGGGATCATTCTTCCATGGGAGATCCTTTGGAGCGATATCCCATGGACCGAGCGCGACCGGCTGGATGGCATATGCGCGGTAAGACGGCTTCTCCATTCGTGTCATTGGTCGAAGACCCTTCAAAACTCAACGTGTCGTGTGACCACTGGGCGAGAGCGATCGCCAACAACGCGAACACGCTGCACACCCACGTCGTACCAAAGTCCGCGGTCTGGACGCGCAACGACGTACTGAGCAGTATTGGCCTTGGAATGAATGTGGAGGATCAGGACAACATCGATGCGGACGTGGATTTGATATGCTCACTGGGCAGAACGCCAAGCACCGAGACCGAGCGCTCGTTCCTGGGCGGCGATTTGGAGAATTACCGAATGGCCAGCGAAGACAATCCTTACAAGAGGGAGAGTCGAGACTGACGATTTAGACGACTGGCGACCGCGCCATTCTCGCAGGTTCCTTGATGTTGACCAGGACGAACCCTAAGGAAAGGTCCGTCCCAGCGGCGCCGCTTCACGGACAACGATAAGGATTTCGCGAATAATGTTCAGATCAACCCATTCCTGACCTGCGCAACAGACGAAGGCGCACCCACATCCCAAGAAGTATCCGACGCTGTGGAGGAGGACACACTCGCACCATTGTTCGCTCTTCCACGGCTCTCCACTGGAGTGCGGCGGCCGTCCGCATCGATCCGATCGCCACCGACACATTTGGCGAGAAGCTCGGATGACGTGAGGCACTAAGGCGGAGCATCGATCCCTTCGCCAGATCGACCCGCCATCGACCGCGCGATCAATCAAAAGAGCTCGGGTGCGAGCACATCAAGGATCAGGTCAATGGAGTGTCGCTCAGCGGCTGAGCCGTACCGTCGCACAGCGGCCTATTCGCGTCCTGGATGCGTTCCATCAAAACAATCGATTTTGCCGATCTTGCCTAAAAGGCCCATAGTCGATCCTAATCTATGGAGGCAGCCTTCAAGAATGTCGTTCGGCAATCGATTCCTTTCTCAGTCCGTTGCCGATCAAATCGGCTTGCGCGCTCGGGCGTCTGCATCCCAGAAGTTAGCTCCCGCGCGTCCTAGAGGCCTCACGCGGCTCGCCACCGCCTCCTTGCTAAATTGGCACCCATGAGACCGATCGGACGAGCGTGAGGTCACGCCTTAAGGCCTAGCAAAGACGACCGCCTGCGACAGTCTGGTTTCGGACCTGTCGTCATCGCTCCAGACTCCTTGCGAGTTCGAGAGCACTGCTACTGCCAGCGGTCAAAGGCACTTGAATCTCACCTAGCGTCAGATTGTAGGATTTCCGACAGCCCCGCGACACAGAACCCGTTCGCGTGTACTCTTCCTGACAGGTAGCAAGAATTGCGAACGTCTCAAAAGCACAATGCTCAGCCGCTCCGCCCGGTCACGCTAGTGGACTTCCCCTCTCTGGGGCGAGCGTCCGACATCGCCTATGTGCAGATCGAAGGACGGAGCGCCGATCCCCTCGCAAGTGCATCAAGATGCAGCGCGCGAGCAAAACGCTGGCGGTCGCCATCTGGCTCTTGCTGGGCACACGCCAACTCCAAAGTCGAGATCCGATCATTCTGGCGCCGTGCACCCGTAAGACGAAATGGTGCTGGTGTAGCCACCTGGATCTATGCGCGATGACAACGCCGAGGAGCTCGATTGGATCGTTCGCAGCTTTCGCTGGGCTGCGGGCACACGAGGGGACCTCGGGCGCGACGGAACTTCAGGGCGGTCGACATTTTGCGTGCAAACAGTTGGCTGCGAGAGGGTGCTCTTCAAGCCGGGAGGGGCATTGATCGTTTCGTCGAGCATCTCGGCCTGTGAAGCCATTGGCCAGATGGGTCGCGTGATGTGTCTTCGAATGCGGAAAGACCTGCATTGTCGTGACTTCACGACACGACAGGCTCAACAGTCCAGCAAGACTGACCGCAGACCAAGACGAATTGGGGAAGTTTCCAAATGTCGGTTTCGCTCATCTGTTCAGCCACAAATCCGATCGTCTCCCGCGCTTGGGTTACGATTGCGCGGCCTGGCGCTATTTGCACTGCAGGCGCCGGTTCAGTGCATGCAAGAACGGCTGTGATCGGCCCACGAGCGCGTCAGCGGGCTGCCGCGGCCTTCAGTCTTTCAAACAGAATGAGCTCTCTTGCTCGCATGAGCGGCATGTTGAGCGACGCCGTAAGCAGTCCCGAGGGGTCCGTTGTCCATCCGAGGACAATGGACCGGCAGATATCAATCGACTGTCAACATGTTCCGCCTCTCGTTTCGGGCTGTTCAAATTCAGACCAATCCAGCCGCCTCTCAGTTCCATCGAGCCCCATGTTCAATCGTGACGCGCTCAGGTCTTGACGTGGATAGACGAGAGGCGATGAAATGCGAATTCTCCTGGTTGATCATCATGCGGGCTTTGCCCGCGACGTGAAGGAAGCCCTCTTAAATTGCGGCTTCGCCGTCGACGTGACACGCACGCTGGATGAGGCGGCGGCCGCGCTCGATTGCGCGAACTACCACATGGTCCTGCTCGAATCGGATTTGCCCGATGGAGACGGATTGGACTGGCTGAAGCAGCTGCGGCGCGAGGGACGGTCAATGCCGGCCGTGATGATGAGCAGTCTCAATGATCTCAGACGGCGGATTGCGATTTTCAACGCGGGCGCGGATGATTTTCTGCCCAAGCCCGTGTCTATCGACGAACTCATTGCTCGCATGCGGGCTATTTTGCGACGGTCAACGCAAATGACGGCGCCGGTAGTGACATTCGGGAATCTGCATTTCGATCCGATCGCGCGACAGGTCTCGGTCGGTGGTCGAATCCTCAGAATTGCGCGCCGCGAAGTGTGCATTCTTGAACATCTGCTCAACCGCGCCGGCCGCACCGTGCCGCGCGCATCGCTCGAAGATAGCTTGTATGCATTTGACGACGAGGTCTCGACCAATGCGCTGGAAGTCGGGATTTACCGCTTACGCACGCATTTGAGCCAGGCGGGTGCAACGCTAAGGATCAAGACCGCGCGCGGCGTCGGTTACACCCTTGAACTCATTGGCGCAGCATCGGCTGCCTAAGCCGACCCAACCTGAAAGCAACACTCCCTTGAACGTCATTAACAATGCCGCCGGCGCTGATGAGCCGTCGATGGTCGCCAGCAGGTTGCAGCATGCCGCTTTTCCCCGCCTCTGCTACATGCTGTGCGCAGTCGCTCTGCTATTTCCGCTTGCTGCCGCAGCTCAGACAAAGCGGGATGGCAAAGGAGAACCGCCACGCGCGGCGCCAGGCAGCACCACCGGCACGCTCAACCTTACCTCCTCACAGGGAAAGACAGTTCATCTGACTGGACCGGCTGCGAGCATTTTTATTGCCGACCCGGCGATTGCCGATTATCAGGCGCCTTCGAACACCACGATATTTGTGTTTGGCAAAAAGTCCGGACGGACGAGCCTGTTCGCCCTGAACGACAATGGAGAGGCTCTCGCTGAGCTGCGTGTTATCGTTACCCAGCCGATCGAGGATCTGCGGGCGGCGCTGAAGGCCGAAGTCGGCGACTACCCGATTCAAGTCAGCTATACCCCGCGCGGCGCGATCCTTAGCGGTACGGCGCCCAATGCCGATGTCGTCGAGACCGCCAGGAAAGTCACTGAGCAGTTTCTTGGAGCGGGCGCGCTGGTTGTCAACAAGATCCAGGTCGCCGGCTCATTGCAGGTGAATCTCAGCGTACGGGTGGCAGAAGTCTCCCGCAGCGCCGTAAAGGATCTCAATATCAACTTCACCGCCTCCAGCCCAAACGGCGCTTTCCTTGTCACCGGAAAAGGGGGCGGGTCCGGCGCGGCCGGCGGCGGCGGCACGATCGGGATCGGGTTTAGCGCCGGTAACACCAACCTCAGCGCTGTTCTCGACGCTCTCGCGAGCGAGCACCTCGCCTCAATCCTGGCTGAGCCGAATCTGACGGCGATGTCCGGCGAAGCCGCAAGCTTCCTCGCCGGCGGGGAATTTCCAATCCCGGTCATGCAGGATAATCGACAGGTTTCGGTCCAATTCCGGCAGTTCGGCGTGAGCCTGGAATTCGTCCCGACTGTGCTCAACAACAATCAGATCAATGTCCGTGTGAAGCCCGAAGTCAGCGAACTGTCGAGCGAAGGCGAAGTCAAAATCAATGGCATGGCGGTCCCTGCCCTCTCGACTCGGCGGGCGAGCACCGTTGTCGAACTCGCCAGCGGTCAGAGCTTTGCAATCGGCGGCCTCATCAGGCGCAACTTCAACTCTGATATCGGCGAGTTTCCCTGGCTCGGCGATGTGCCTATCCTGGGTGCGCTTTTTCGCTCCTCATCGTTTCAAAAACGTGAAACCGAGCTGGTCATTATTGTCACGCCCTACATCGTGCGGCCCGGATCGAACCCGAACAAGATGAGTGCGCCAAGCGACCGCATCTCACCGCCCTCAGACGCGGGCCGGATTTTGACGAACACGGTGGGCCGGCCGCCGCGAGATCGCGATGCGCCTCGCGCCAGCACACCAGGATTGACCGGCAGCGCCGGCTTTATCATCGAATAAGGATCGTCAAATGACCTCCCGATATTTGTGTCACTTGATCGTTATTGGGGCAACATTGGGTGGCTGCGCAAATAGTGCGTCGATCCATCTCAGGCCGGCTGAACAAGAAATACAGGTCGAGCAGAGGAAACGTGTGTTGTTCCTGCACAGCCTTCGTGGCTCCGAAAAGCTTCAGCTGCGGAGCTTTATCGCGAACGTCAGTGGCGGCCGGCGGGACGCACTCCATGTGGATGTCACCGGCTCAGCTAGGCTCATGGCCCAAGCGGCGCACGAGGCCCGCGCCATGGGCGTTGCTCCCTATAACATCCGCCTGTCCGCTTCCCCGGTCGATTTACCGCCCCGCTCCGGCGTGAGGGTCGAGGCGATCACCTTTGAAGCCCATGTTCCGATCTGTCCATCGCTTTTGATCGTGGGACCTGCCGTGAACGACAATTCATTCGACCCAACGCTTGGCTGCTCGACCAGAAACAATCTGGCAGTCATGGTGAACGATCCGCTCGACTTGCTGGACAATCGGTCTGTCTTCACGAGTAATGGCGATCGCGCCGCCAATCCTCTTGCCAACTACGGTACCTCCGTCCCGCGCAACAAGAGCAACGGAGAAGATGGAGTAGGCACGGTAGCGCAGGACGCGGCGGGAACGACAACACGGAATGTGCAGCAGCTCCGATAGGCGGGTTTGGGCGCGTCTCCGAACCCGCTGTGCAACACCTTGCGCTTGAGCGTCGTCACCACGCCCGTAACACGGCGCGGCTTCGAGCCGCCCCTCATTGCCGGCACATGGCGGCAGCGATTGGTTTGGCTTTCATCGAGAACGGTTGGCCTATCTTGTTCACCCGCACCATTCGATCTCGTCCATAATTTCCGCGTGGCGTGCTCAATAAGGCTGCCATGAACGCTTCGACAGGGAAAGCGTCACCGGAGGTCGCCTCTCCGAGATCATCGGCGCGTGACGGAGGAAGCGAGAGCGCCTACGATCTATGAGGCGTTTCCAAGAGCGTGACTTAGGCAGGGCGACAGCACGCCAGGAGAATGTG
The DNA window shown above is from Bradyrhizobium sp. CB1650 and carries:
- a CDS encoding CpaD family pilus assembly lipoprotein; protein product: MTSRYLCHLIVIGATLGGCANSASIHLRPAEQEIQVEQRKRVLFLHSLRGSEKLQLRSFIANVSGGRRDALHVDVTGSARLMAQAAHEARAMGVAPYNIRLSASPVDLPPRSGVRVEAITFEAHVPICPSLLIVGPAVNDNSFDPTLGCSTRNNLAVMVNDPLDLLDNRSVFTSNGDRAANPLANYGTSVPRNKSNGEDGVGTVAQDAAGTTTRNVQQLR